In the bacterium genome, AAGTGCCTCCTCCAGCGCGGACACTCTCTTGCGCAGCCTTTTTATCTCGCTGACGAGCTCTTCCCTGGACGCCTTTTCGATATCGTTCGGGTGATTATCGTCTTCCAAAGCTCCCCCCCTTGCAGTTACGCGTTTTTCAGCCTTTAATAATTAAAACACGAAATCCGGGAAATGCAAAAAAATGTGCGAAAACATGGTGTTTTTCACAAAACGCCCGGCAGCCGGGAGCCGGTGCAAGGGCGTTACCTTGGGATTTTGCTCTTTTTCGGCAGGTTTATGATGATTTCGTCGAGCGGGCGCTTGGGGACGTGGACGACGCCGCTTTTGTCCTTATAGTAGCGTATCGAGCCGTCCGCCGATTCGAGCCTGACGGTCTCCACAGGGACGCCCAGCGCCAGCACAAGGCGTATGTCCATATAATCGGGCAGTTTCAGGGTCTCCCGGAGCTTCTTTTCGTCGAAAGCGTTGATCAGGCACCCGCCGTACCCTCGCTCCGTCGCCCCGAGCTTCATCATCTGGGCGGCTATGCCGTCGTCGCAATGGCAGTTTTTCGTAATCGAGTTGTCGGAGAGGATCACGACGTAGCCCGCCGGGCGCTCGCCCTCGGCGGGGCCGTTCCAGTCGCGGAAATACTTGGCCCAGGAAAGGCTCGGGAAAATCGCGTCGTTAAGCTCCTTGTCGCAGGAGATGAAGTGCTTCAGGGGCTGCTGGTTGGAGGCGCTGGGGCAGAGTCTGGCGAGGTTGACAAGATCGAGGAGAGTCTGGCGGCTGACGGGTTTTGACTCGTCGAACCGCCTGTAGCTTCTGCATCTCTCCGCCAGTTGGGCCAAAGGCCCCGTCAGCGGGTCCTCTTTTTTCGGCCATTCCAGAATGATCCGGAGCGTCTCGCGCACTTGGGAGCATTCGCATATGGCGTTGCAGGGCTCAAAACACTTTGCGTCGAAACAGTACCCGGTGCAGTAAAGCGAGCCTGTCGCCCGAACCCGGTAAACGGGCCCGGCATAAAGATCGCCGAAAGCGGCCACAGGCAGCGTCAGGCGCTCCGGTTCGGCGGCCTGCCCGTGATGCGAAAAGTAGAATTTTCCGGAGGGCAGATTCTTGAAATTCGCCCTGTATTCGGTTAATTCGACCTTCCGGTCTTCAAGAAAGAGGGTGCGATCCTCCCACGTAAAACCGCAGTCAGGGCAACTGGCGAATTCCTTTGCAGACTTTCCCGGCATTCAAAACCCCCTCGTTCATAAACCCCGGAGCGTCATCTAGCGGATTAAAAATCTCATTATAGTACAAATTTGGTGGTGGAATAGTTACTTTAAAGCTGCATGAATCGGTAAGCCTTTCGAGGAAGGCTGTTTTATGCGGGAAACGGCTGGGTAGGGGCGTCCACCCGGCGAGGCGCAGTTGAGCCACGGAATATGCCCCGAGCGCGCCAAAAAGTTCACCCGAATATCCGGAGGTCCGACCGGGCAGCCGCTACGCGGACGGCAGATGAACCTTTATGTATTCGGCGATTCTCTCCCGGTGTTTCATCGAATACATTTTCAGCTTACCAAGCACATCGGCAACCTTTTCCTCGGTCCCGGTGAAATTCTCGAAGGCCTTTTTTTCGACTATCGTGGATTCAAAGTTCAGGGCGAACCGAAACGCCTTGTCGCTGTCGAACTCACCCTCTCTGGCCCTTCTGCGCGCCTCTTTAATATCCTCGACCATGTTGGAGAGAATTCTTATGTGGATGCGCGGATCATCGAAAATGAGTCTGCCCTTCTTCGCCTCTTCGATTAAAGTCTGGACCATATAAGCGTGCTGGGCCTCCTCCTGGCTCAGCTTCTCCCAGAAATCGACGTGCTTCATAAAACTTCTCGCGAAGGTCTCGTAGAGTTCGGACAACCCCGTTTCTATTTCCAGGAACTTTTGCGCGGTCTCCAGTTGTCCATCCATCGGTGCTCCCCTTCCTTTTATGTTTTTAAAAAAATGCCGCCTGCTTAAAAAGGCTACTACCCAATCGGGCCTTTCGCTAACTCCACCCGTATTTTTTCCGGTGAAGCTCAACCTTCGGCGGAAGAATGCTCTGGCGGACAAAAAACGGTTCGCAGGCTCGGCGAGGTTCCGGGAAAAACTGATTACGAGAAAGTTAAAATCAGGTTTTGACGCCCAATCCGGCAGCAATGGCGCTTGAAAGATTGGACGCCATTTTGTAGACTCGAATCATGGGTAATCAGGTTCTAATACTAAGGAGGGTTTAAAAAATGAAACGTCTCATATCCCTGCTCGCCGTCTTCGCGCTCGTCTTCGCCATCGCAGGCTGCGGCGGCAAAGCCAAAGAGGTAAAAGCCGAGGAACCGGTCAAAAAAGAACCCGTTGCCGTCGTCGCCGCCACTCTCCTTACCATCACCATCGAAGGCGCCACCTACTCGACTCTCACCGACCTGAAAGGCAAGCTCACCGCGATAAAGGGCGTAAAAAACATCTATCAGGGCTCGTTCAGCAAGGGCGAGGCCAGCAAGATGCAGGTCGAATACCAGGGCACTTCCCAGATGCTCGCCGACGCGATTCAAAATCTCAAGAGTGAAAAGTTTCTGATCGAGGTTGAAAAATTCGATCCGAGTTCCATAGACCTCAAAATGGACTGAGTATCTGCGAATCTGAGCAAAAAACCGTTAGGCTTTTTATTTTACGAAACGGTTGTATTACTTAGAAATACGCGAGTGTAGAAAACCCAAGCTGGAAGGAAGGTTTGCCATGAAAAAAAGCGCAATATGGGTTATCGCCTTCGTAACGGGAGGAGCGCTTTTATCGCTTACCGCCGGGTGCGGCGGCAAAGCGGACGATTTTGAGGCGGATACCGAAAAAGCCATTCGGCTTATGGACGAGGGGAGAAACGCCGAAGCCTTCGCCATCCTCGACAAGCAGTGCGGCTCCGAGGTCACTCTCACCGTCGGCTCCGAGGATTACAACCAGTGCAGGGCGCTGCTCGGCGACGCGCAGGCCGGAATAGCCGGGCTCGACTGGCTCGATTTCATAGCGAACCTGCCGGATGACGACCAGCCCTCCGTGGACTCGGGCACCCTTATGGTCGACGTCGTGGCGGACATGGCCGGAGCCAACGAAGAAACCGGTCTTCTGCCGGCCGAAGACCTGATCGAGAAACAGACCGCCATCGAAACCGCGATCGATATCCACTCCAACGGGGGCACGATAACCGAAGGCGAGCTTCCCCCCGAGGAACAGGCCCAGTTGGCCCTGGAATCCATGATGTACATCATCTACGAGATTTCAGGCGCTCTGGGCACCCCCGCCGGAGCCCCCCTTACCGTCGAGACCCTCCAGGCGGCCCTCCTCGCCGACCCGAACGCGCTCGACACGGCTGACATCGCGGGCATCAACCAGGCGCTCACGTACGTAGACTGGGGCTCCGCGGCCCTCATCGAACAGACGGGGCAAGACAACTCTGCCGCAGAGGAGTTCACCGCCTTTATCGACCAGATATCCGTCACCGACCCGGTAACCGGCGAACAAACGGTGACTTCCGGCTCGATAGCCGCCTACATCACCAGTCTCACCCCCGAAACCATTTAAGCGAGGAGGATGGATATGAAACGGATTTATGCGTTTGCAACGATCTCCATGCTCCTCGCCGCACCCGCCGCCGCGGCCGAGCTGGACCATTTCTTCAAGAGCCCGAGGGCGCTGGGCATGGGCAACGCCTTCACGGCGGTCTCCAACGACGCCACCGCGCTCTTTTACAACCCCGCCGGACTGAACAAGATCGAAACGTGGAACGTCACGATACTCAACCCCTTCGTCGAAGGCGGCCAGAACATCCTCGACGCCCGAAGCGAAATCGAGGATACGGACCTGAACAACAACGCCGAACTGGCCGACCTCCTGAGAAACCACATCGGCGAAACCTTCCACGCTTCCTTCGGCCTCTACCCGAACTTCTCAAAAAAGCACTTCGCCTTCGCCGTTCTCGCCCAGGGAGAGGTCAACGCTACTCCCCACACCCCGCAGAATCCGCGTCTGGAGATCGACTCACAGGTATCCGGCTCGGCTCACATGGGCTACGCGATGGGCTTTTTCGATGAAAAGCTCAGCGTGGGCGCGGCGGGTAAGTTCGTCCACATGGAAAGTCTGTCGAAGATATACACCGTTGTCGAAATGACCGCCGACGACTTTCAGGACCGCGTCGAAGACGACATGGTCACGGGCGACGGTTTCGGCATCGACCTCGGCGCGATCTACGAGATGCCGGTCTTCTTCCACCCCGCCGTGGGCGTCACGGTTCACAACGCCCTTGAGACCGATCTCGGCGACGCCGGGAAGCTGCCCACCTCCATCGACGTGGGGCTTAGCGTC is a window encoding:
- a CDS encoding nitroreductase family protein; protein product: MPGKSAKEFASCPDCGFTWEDRTLFLEDRKVELTEYRANFKNLPSGKFYFSHHGQAAEPERLTLPVAAFGDLYAGPVYRVRATGSLYCTGYCFDAKCFEPCNAICECSQVRETLRIILEWPKKEDPLTGPLAQLAERCRSYRRFDESKPVSRQTLLDLVNLARLCPSASNQQPLKHFISCDKELNDAIFPSLSWAKYFRDWNGPAEGERPAGYVVILSDNSITKNCHCDDGIAAQMMKLGATERGYGGCLINAFDEKKLRETLKLPDYMDIRLVLALGVPVETVRLESADGSIRYYKDKSGVVHVPKRPLDEIIINLPKKSKIPR